Genomic segment of Apium graveolens cultivar Ventura chromosome 7, ASM990537v1, whole genome shotgun sequence:
TTAAATATATGTCCTTGCCACCACAGTGTAGTAGTTGATTTTCTTTAAACATATATACGCAGTTTCTTATTCCAACTGAACTGAATCCCGCCACTTCCTTTGCACGACTCTTTTCCATGAGCTTTTTGACCCGAACAAGGCTCTCCCATCTGCCCCTTCTTTCATAGGCTTTGGCCAACACCATATAAGGAAGCGATGACTGTGGTTCCAATTCTAATATCCTCTCTGAAGCTCTTTCCATAAATTTTAAGTCATTATACATTTCAGAAGCATAAAGAATAGATATCCAGCCAAGGACTTTTCGCTCGAAAGGCGTTGTTTCTAATATATTTAGGGCATCCTCGAGATGACCTGCTCGGCCTATCATGTCCACTATGCAAACATAATGTTCGCTAACAGGTTTGACCCCATATTGCTTTTCCATTAATGCAAATATAGACATCCCTTCATCTACAAATCCGCCATAGTTGCAAGCTGATAAAACTCCAGTCATTGTGACGTGATCTGGTGGTGGGCCTCTTTCAAGTAATTCCTTGAAAAGTTCTAGTGATTCTGATACTTTCCCATTGCAAGTCAATCCCAAAATCATCGTATTCCAAGATATCAAATCTTTTAAACACATGTCGTCAAAGATCATTGTGGCAAAATCCATCTGTCCATATTTACTGTACATTTCTACTAGAGAGCTAGCAACAACATAATCTGAATCAAAACCTAATCTGACAACTAAACAATGAAACTGACTACCATGATCTATGGGATGAAGGACTGATGCGCAACTAATAACACAGCTGAGTGTGAACTCAGTTGGTTTGATATCCTTCCTTAAAGTCAAGACAAATAGTTCCAATGCAACCTCCTCGGATCCATTCCTTGCATAACTTGAAATCATTGAGTTACAAACTGCAGAATCCCACACGTGTACATATTCAAAGACATAGACAGCATCCTCCACTCTGTTGCATTTGGAGAACATGTCAATCATTGCACTCGAAACAATGGTATTCGAAAGAAACCCCAATTTAACAGAAATACATAAAATTTGCTTACCCATTCCCAAATCTTGCAAGTTGGAACATGCAGTTGAGACCATGGATATCGTAAACTCATCCGGAAAAAATATCTCTCTCAACGTACAAAAATGACTTAATGCCAATTCCTCCTGACCTGATTTACAGCACCCCGAGAGCAACGAGTTCCACGAAATAACATCCAACTCCTCCATACACAAAAACACTCCAAACGCATAATCCAGTAACCCAAGCTTTCCATACATATCAATCAAAGAATTCCCAACAACTACATTACACAAATCCACTCCACTCCTTATCATATTCCCATGAATTTCCTTACCCCATCTCCCACACCCAACACACGACACCAATATCGAATACGTAAACCCACTAGGCCTAACACCCTCACTCTGCATTCTCCTAAAAACCTCAAATCCACAATCTCCAAACCCATTCTCAACATACCCCGAAACCATACTGTTCCAACTCACAACATCTCGTTCaggcatttcatcaaacaccttccGTGCACTAACCAAATCTTGAAATTTAACAAAAACCCTCAAACAGATGTTCCAAGACACAACATTTTTCACTTCAATATCATCAAATGCTAGTAAAGAATCCTTAAAACTACCCAACTTAGAATAAAAATTCACACAATAGTTACCCTGAAAAGTATGATGATTTAATCCAATTTTTATTAAATGGGCATGTATAAATTTAGCTAAAGTTAAAGACTTTGAGTGTAAACAATGATTAATGAGGTGAGATACATAGGAAGATGATGATTTGTGGAGTGTGTGGCATTTTCTCAGAGACTGGTACATACATATATGATATCACACTATATATCATCCATCAAACATATGATATATTTGATACTAGTATGAACAATTGAACATATCATAACATagtttttttgtttcttttttttcAAGCCTAAAACGTAAAATGTATCATAAAATATTTTTTGTAGCCccttatttaatcatatttttaattttttgcattaaaatttaaaatacgGGCAGCTTTTTTCAAAAAAACTAAAGGTATATTTAATTGATGAATTTATTAAGTAGAAAAATATACTAATTTTAATTCTTTTACTTTCATTGTtgttatcaaattttaatttgttatttATTCTGTATATACTCCTTCCGTTCTCTAATAATTTAGGAAACTGCTCTAAGTATACATTAACCTCGTTTCTATATTCTGCTGTCAACATTATATCATCAACAAAAGTTATACACGAGAGTGCATTAGTTTGTATTGTATATCACGAACGATTCCATacaaaataaaacttaacatcGATCATTGATGAAGGTCGAACTCAAATAGAAAAAACGAGTATATTTTATGGGTGTTCTTACACATGTTCGTCTCTCCGAATACATATTTTGTATTAAGCATGTGTTTATATTTGTGAAATTATTTTAGTCTTTAAATATTTCCAAATAACCACTCTCGGTGTAACGTCGTGAATTTTTTCAAGATCGataaatatcatataaagatATTTATGACGTTTCCGATATTTTTTCATGAAACTGCGAATGAGATAAGTTGTCAAAATGTTTGATCGGTCGGGAATGTAACTCAATTGATTAGTCGATATATCAATAACTCTTCGTCTTCTAAATTCAATAACACGCTCCCATAATTACAGTGTACGACTAAGTAACTTAATATTATGATGGTTACTATAATTTTGAGTTTTGTCTTTTTTTTATAAAGAGCATTGTATTCCGCCAAATAATATCACACTTCAATTAACATCTCATTCAGGCCTACAGCTTTGTGGTTACCCATCATGCGTAATGATGCTTCCCCCTTCCGCTCTAATAATATCTTGACTCGGATTTAGCCAAAACCCGAAAACTTTCTTAATCCCAAATAATATATCTCCCTTTGACTGTATTTAATGATTTATGAAGATATCTACCTCACCTCGCTATAATATTTTCGTCATGCAATAAAACATAATCATCATCGTCTTTAATATATCATATATTGAACTAATATCTCAACATTGTCTATTACGTTTTTTTGCAAGTTTAAAAAATTCGTCAACCCGCATTCGTGTTGAAACATCTATTTAAATCATTATGGACCCAACATTTAGTTTTGCAATAccttagagcaagtccaatgtAATGATACAAGTGGTGGCATTTTCATAATTTGAAATCAAGCGataaaaattttaatttcaaatgGATGCTATCATTAGATGCAAATATGCCTTTTTGGTtctaaatttaaaaataaaaatacatttATGCATTGATACCATATCATCAAGTAAACATAAATGATATGTATGttgataaattttaaataatatttagaAGGAAAAGATAAAAACGAGTTAAATTTGAAATTATTTGATTTCAAAATGAAACTAATATTGGAGTTAAAATGTATTTTAACATAAAAACAgtttttaaatcaaattattataataattatagTCATTTTATATTTGGTATTGAACTTCCTCTTATAACAAAATGTTTTCATCCATTTGAAATAAAAATGCTCAAAAATCGTTTGCAAAAAATGAGCCCCGTTGATAATGTCCCTTGTACATTTGGGCTGCGGGATCTTAATGGGTCACAAATATGGACGTTTAGGTCCTTATTTTTTAATGGGTCCAATAAATGGGCCAACGGGGATGTCACTGCGACAAGCCCACAATTACTTTTTCCTAAAACTGATTCAAGTTGTGTTACTATCCTACTACCTTTATCTCATTTATTTTTATACATACGTtcgtttcaaaaataataaaattttataatataaaaatcaatCGCATCCACTATTTTAATTCATTATActcactatatatatatatattaaaaattgatTGATTACAACCCTTTACATGTTTTTTTATCTTTTCACACTAAGTTATACTAGTTTAAAACGCGTGCGATGcacaaattatttttaatattatataatttttgaatttaatatgaagtgAAAATTTTATGTTCTGAGTTATTTATTAGAATTTGAATTGACCGATCGACCAACTGaccaattagaattagaataattgggttgagttctatggagtccacctttttatcggagtcctcggagtccatctacgttctgcaaataaaatatatggtaaaacgtgttattttgcaaaacatgttacacaaatagcataacttcaacaaaatcatgcaaatctcatatatttacggtacaatatgtatgttctgcaatatgttctgcaacattaacatttatgttctgcaaactaaacatgttttgtagaatatatatttttgcaatgttctgcttgtaaaatgtatgtaatctacaagatttttgatagaatagtgatgtttgtcgaaaaataatatgttttgcaatattttaagctatattttacttgcagaacatatatggactccgaggactccaattaaaagtggactccatagaactttactcataTAGAAAGTTCCAAAATAGCACCTTGTAAATGTATGGCCCTCACCTAGCACATGCATAACACATATAATACATGcgttatttttatttaaaaaaattaatatcaATATCATACTGCAGGGGTGCAAACCTAACAGATAGAACCAACAAACATGACAAAATAACAAAATTAACAGCACGTAGACAGTGAGGTAATACAAATATGCAATACGTCAAGCCCGTGCATTTTTGTAATGCGTTGGAATTCCAAACGCAAGTTATATATACAGTACGTTGACCATACTAAATTTTAGCTAACTACCACATTAACGTAAGTTTGGATTGCTTTTTGCATAATGCATGAGACAAATGCGTTATCAAAGTGCCATTAATGGGCCAACTTTGAGGATAGTGCTATTTTGGTCATTGCTCTTAaaaaatgtgccaaatggaccATAACCCTTTGATTTTGTTTTAGTtggttaaattatattttaattataattttgttttaatttgggtcaattgtataattttttttttaacttggatgactaatatatattattcttttatcataattcaataatataattttttagcCGTATAAGAACGGGGTCTTTAAAAGATACGCATTACTGATTTGGGTATTTACAAGATACCCCAAATCCAAATGTGTATCAAGTATTTATAATATTACTACATAATACTCTAACAACAAATGCGTAACAAACAATACTTCAACAACAAATgaaagtaacatctgtcaaatgattcagaaacaaggttcatctacagacttgaggaattaattcaccggaagaagttcaagaaattgatcaagcctcagtgatataaatcaaaattgtggatttaatcaagtgatagagatcttgtcagggtatcagataattacagagatttaatctgaagaaaatcaagttatcaaagtcaagacatgaagaaacgtcatgaaagttagtcactcatgaaccagacagtacatcgagtgtcaacattgaagtggtggaattgattcattattgacagtgattttcagaagattttcagaagaatggttgttgttgaagagtagtattaattctctattaattaattaagtcatatagtttaattaagaaaataaattatatctgtaaagattaatttatttattaattgaattaatttattaattaattctgaattaatattagaaattttcagaattgattttgaatttatattcaaaattaattcagcaagacaatcatttgaactagtatgacaatcaattgtcataccgaaagcataccagttcattcaatagtcttgccgaaagtcatgctagttcaggagatagtcataccgattgtcttgctagtacaaatgattgtctcaccgattgtcttgctagttcacCAGATTATCATGCCGATTGTCATGGTAGTacaacagattgtctcaccgaaagttctaccagctgtgggattgtcatgccagttcatttcagttctgttgattATTATTTAAAAGACAGAAGCATCAGACATTCATATTTATtcacaacaaaaatcaaccaaccaagaacaGCAGTCGCagaacaaatatttcatctctctgctgaattcaagatcattcatttctagttttaaagttaaatccaaacaactagaaatcattctttgttcttgtgtaactatctagcggatcaaaatccctagaacttaatcttaaattacgtttagcatttgattctttttattgcaaaaaatagaaaaagttcatgtcgaatttattctagatttgtgataattaatttgagattaatcccttgtaatcgataccgttgttgtaacacctttcaagtttaataatatttttatttaacttgaattttgtttcaatttttattccgcactaaattcgattaaacggtatagtttgtattcaacccccttctacaaacatattgggacctaacaattggtatcagagccttctgattaacgaacaaatcaagatcctagacttttgtgatttttcaactccttgaatttttatttattcaaaaattcataatgacttcacaaaaagttggaaccgttaaaattccactatttgataaagaaaattatattatgtggaagaagaagatgcttttgtttttacaagttgcaaatcccaaatatctgaactagttaaagaagggtccaaaaactccgatggttattgaaccagaggtgatagtagatgatgttgtgattaccaaagttagaacctatgcaaaagagcctgaggatttttctcctgctgaaaaagaagaagcatccagccttcagttaattttagttgattccctcgatcccttgatgaacagacatgtgatgaactgtaaaaattccaaacacatatgggaaactattgaggtgattaatgaaggcacagaggaagttagggagaacaagttagagatcctaacctctgagtatgaacattttaaatccaatctaggagaaggaattactaaagtgtttgagaggtacaatgcattgatcaacaacctgaacataaatggaaaatattattcaatcagggaggtcaacaaaaagtttcttttaacactgccaactcatcttgaacataaaatcactgccataagagaagctagagatctgagtgggatttctttggatagactctatggtgtgttaaaaacctatgagttggagcagattcagcagaaggaagtctacgggaaagatagagtggtcagcacatctactgctctagtagctgaaggtcaacaacaacaacaacaatctcaatagtCAGAGAGAATGatacagtattccaaggctgaggaaaatatatTAGTAGCataatatgatcctcctactacaaatcaatctagtgatgatttttactccttggaagagctggatcaattggaagatgagtcaatggcccagattatcaagagattctccaatgtcagattcaagagaaatcccaagttcaagtacaagtccaactacaacagattccagtttataatatacacagagttctagtttataactgtataaaaatatcattgcgaggtgatctcatatatctaaccttgtctcaatgttttttctgaaaatctttgtcatgcataagataatcattaactagatataagttgaaaagatgaagttacaagatactccaatatacttatattttttccgaata
This window contains:
- the LOC141670632 gene encoding pentatricopeptide repeat-containing protein At1g43980, mitochondrial, producing the protein MYQSLRKCHTLHKSSSSYVSHLINHCLHSKSLTLAKFIHAHLIKIGLNHHTFQGNYCVNFYSKLGSFKDSLLAFDDIEVKNVVSWNICLRVFVKFQDLVSARKVFDEMPERDVVSWNSMVSGYVENGFGDCGFEVFRRMQSEGVRPSGFTYSILVSCVGCGRWGKEIHGNMIRSGVDLCNVVVGNSLIDMYGKLGLLDYAFGVFLCMEELDVISWNSLLSGCCKSGQEELALSHFCTLREIFFPDEFTISMVSTACSNLQDLGMGKQILCISVKLGFLSNTIVSSAMIDMFSKCNRVEDAVYVFEYVHVWDSAVCNSMISSYARNGSEEVALELFVLTLRKDIKPTEFTLSCVISCASVLHPIDHGSQFHCLVVRLGFDSDYVVASSLVEMYSKYGQMDFATMIFDDMCLKDLISWNTMILGLTCNGKVSESLELFKELLERGPPPDHVTMTGVLSACNYGGFVDEGMSIFALMEKQYGVKPVSEHYVCIVDMIGRAGHLEDALNILETTPFERKVLGWISILYASEMYNDLKFMERASERILELEPQSSLPYMVLAKAYERRGRWESLVRVKKLMEKSRAKEVAGFSSVGIRNCVYMFKENQLLHCGGKDIYLTLRLLEEDLEHSEKTGT